In one Chitinophaga sancti genomic region, the following are encoded:
- a CDS encoding SusC/RagA family TonB-linked outer membrane protein, translating into MLKKATLFLQLTVLVSLLSIHASGFGIQDALEKKISLELKDVLLKEALDKIGNLADVSFIYAGNSVTAIDKVDVNAHNEKVGMLLNRLLKPYSLSYTVLYDRIIIRQAEKKINSSVINTGHAVAFRTQDIKGVVLTINNEPLPGVAVMIKGTTRGTTTNDNGVFELKNIPANAVLVINLTGYESQEISLATIKRDQLTVILKEKTTKLQEVVVTGFQNIDKNKFSGAATRIKMEDAKIDGMADVSRMLEGRVAGVSIQNVSSTFGSAPKIRVRGATSINGDNKPLWVVDGVVLEDVVNISNDQLSSGDPTTLMGSSVAGLNPNDIESFDILKDAAATALYGARAMNGVVVITTKKGRVGKPSVVYSGNFSTQLKPNYGNYNIMNSGQQMSVLAELERKGALTSDILSRADNGVYGKMYEQLNADENGNFPLENTPAAKRKFLLRYASANTDWFNILFRTSFIQEHSLSISSGTDKSQSYFSTSFYHDKGWTVADRVSRYTLNFRNNYKLSDKISAGFSVLGSVRQQKAPGALSRTSNPVEGQYDRDFDINPFSYALNTSRTLTAFDESGKREYFRRNFAPFNILTEVENNYLKINMMDLRLQGDFSWKLAKNLRYELVGALRYVKSSREHQITENSNMANAYRANGNSTIAENNKFLYRDPDNPDALPQVVLPYGGFYNRTEDLLVNYDFRNSLNYSLNVADRHNLNVLVGQQVKYADRQNSSNTGYGYQYENGGVAFTDPRILKQTIESNFPYYGMSQDYDRFAAFYASATYAFKEKYNLTGTTRYDGSNKLGRSKNARWLPTWSISGSWNIDKEAFMKQASWVDYLALRASYGLTASMGPATNSNIVYQTVNTNRGHLDEVESVIKIAHLQNDDLTWEKMYTTNIGLDGTFFDRRFNFSIDAYNKKSFDLISLIKTSGIGGELYKAANYADMTSKGIEVMVGGDIVRTKDWGWKANVTFGYNTNKITNAKNIPSIFDLVVPEGGNKEGYPVRGLFSIKYEGLDPKNGYPRFLNQSGNSSPDVYLQDLNTSHLVYEGPVDPPANGGLSNTFRYKNLSLNVFVTYQWGNKIRLYPAFKTAYSDLDAMPKEFYDRWVMPGEETVTRTPSILDALEQNVIYGTYPYNNYNYSTDRVAKGDMIRLKTVSLTYQLPQHLTRKAGLSNLSVTGAAINPWLIYADSKLRGQDPEFFNTGGVAQPIQKQFTLSLKVGL; encoded by the coding sequence TACACGCTTCCGGTTTTGGTATACAGGATGCACTTGAAAAGAAAATATCCCTTGAGTTAAAAGACGTGTTGCTCAAAGAAGCATTGGACAAGATCGGGAATCTCGCTGACGTATCATTTATATACGCCGGCAACTCTGTCACAGCCATCGACAAGGTCGATGTGAATGCTCATAATGAAAAGGTGGGAATGCTCCTCAATAGATTATTAAAACCTTATTCTCTGTCGTATACCGTATTGTATGATCGTATCATCATCCGCCAGGCAGAAAAGAAGATCAATTCAAGTGTCATCAATACCGGCCATGCCGTGGCCTTCCGCACACAGGACATTAAAGGTGTGGTACTCACCATCAACAACGAACCACTGCCAGGTGTAGCAGTGATGATCAAAGGGACTACAAGGGGAACAACTACCAATGATAATGGTGTGTTCGAGTTAAAAAATATTCCGGCTAATGCCGTCCTCGTTATCAATCTTACCGGTTATGAATCGCAGGAGATTTCACTGGCTACTATCAAAAGAGATCAGTTGACCGTTATACTGAAAGAAAAAACAACCAAGCTACAGGAGGTAGTTGTTACCGGATTTCAAAACATTGATAAAAATAAGTTTTCTGGTGCTGCTACCCGTATTAAAATGGAGGATGCGAAGATAGACGGTATGGCCGATGTAAGCCGCATGCTGGAAGGCCGCGTAGCCGGTGTGTCTATTCAAAACGTATCCAGCACATTCGGTTCTGCTCCTAAGATCCGTGTACGTGGCGCAACCTCTATTAATGGTGATAATAAACCATTGTGGGTAGTAGACGGTGTTGTACTTGAAGATGTAGTGAACATCAGCAATGATCAGCTGTCCAGTGGAGACCCTACCACGCTGATGGGCTCCTCTGTTGCCGGTCTGAACCCGAACGATATAGAGAGCTTCGATATTCTGAAAGATGCTGCCGCTACAGCTTTGTATGGTGCCCGTGCTATGAATGGGGTAGTGGTGATCACTACCAAAAAAGGTAGGGTAGGTAAACCATCTGTTGTATACAGCGGCAATTTCAGCACCCAGCTGAAACCCAACTATGGTAATTATAATATCATGAATTCAGGCCAGCAAATGTCCGTACTGGCAGAACTGGAGCGCAAAGGCGCGCTGACTTCAGATATTCTTTCCCGTGCTGATAACGGGGTCTATGGAAAGATGTATGAGCAGCTGAATGCAGATGAAAATGGCAACTTCCCATTAGAAAATACACCGGCGGCAAAGCGTAAGTTTTTGCTTAGATATGCTTCTGCCAATACTGACTGGTTCAACATCCTGTTCCGTACCAGTTTTATCCAGGAGCACTCCCTCAGTATTTCCTCCGGTACAGACAAGTCTCAGTCCTATTTCTCCACCAGCTTTTATCACGATAAAGGCTGGACAGTCGCCGACAGGGTAAGCCGGTACACACTCAACTTCCGGAACAACTATAAGTTGTCCGACAAGATCTCGGCCGGCTTCTCTGTCTTAGGCTCTGTACGTCAGCAGAAAGCACCCGGTGCCCTGAGCCGTACCAGCAATCCTGTAGAAGGGCAGTATGACCGTGATTTTGACATCAACCCGTTCAGCTATGCACTGAACACCAGCCGTACGCTGACAGCCTTTGATGAAAGTGGAAAGAGAGAATACTTCAGAAGGAATTTTGCACCGTTCAACATTCTCACGGAAGTAGAAAATAATTACCTCAAAATAAACATGATGGACCTTCGCCTGCAGGGAGACTTTTCCTGGAAGCTCGCGAAGAACCTTCGCTATGAACTGGTAGGTGCACTGCGCTATGTAAAGTCATCACGCGAACACCAGATCACAGAGAACAGTAATATGGCGAATGCTTACCGTGCAAACGGGAATTCTACCATTGCAGAAAACAATAAGTTCCTCTACCGTGATCCGGACAATCCCGACGCATTGCCACAGGTGGTATTGCCTTATGGTGGTTTTTACAACCGTACGGAAGACCTGCTGGTCAACTACGATTTCCGTAACAGTTTGAACTACTCTCTCAATGTGGCAGACAGGCATAACCTGAATGTACTGGTAGGACAGCAGGTAAAGTATGCTGACAGGCAGAACTCGTCGAACACCGGTTATGGTTACCAGTATGAAAACGGTGGTGTAGCCTTCACTGATCCCCGTATCCTGAAGCAAACTATCGAGAGCAATTTTCCATACTATGGTATGAGCCAGGACTACGACCGCTTTGCAGCATTCTATGCCAGTGCCACATATGCTTTCAAAGAGAAGTATAACCTGACAGGTACTACCCGCTATGATGGGTCGAACAAACTGGGTCGTTCTAAGAATGCACGCTGGTTACCTACCTGGAGTATATCGGGCAGCTGGAACATAGACAAAGAAGCATTTATGAAACAGGCGTCGTGGGTAGATTATCTTGCTTTACGCGCCAGCTATGGTCTGACAGCCAGCATGGGCCCTGCTACCAACTCCAACATTGTTTACCAGACTGTGAACACAAACCGCGGTCACCTCGATGAAGTAGAATCAGTTATTAAGATCGCACACCTGCAGAACGATGACCTTACCTGGGAGAAGATGTACACCACTAACATTGGGCTGGATGGTACCTTCTTCGACAGACGCTTCAATTTCTCTATCGATGCATACAACAAAAAAAGCTTTGACCTGATCAGCCTGATCAAAACATCCGGTATAGGTGGTGAACTGTATAAGGCGGCTAACTATGCGGACATGACTTCAAAAGGGATCGAAGTAATGGTAGGCGGTGACATCGTGCGCACTAAAGACTGGGGCTGGAAAGCAAATGTGACCTTCGGTTACAATACCAACAAGATCACTAATGCAAAGAACATCCCTTCCATCTTTGACCTGGTAGTACCGGAAGGTGGTAATAAAGAAGGATATCCTGTCAGAGGCCTGTTCTCTATTAAATATGAAGGCCTGGATCCAAAGAATGGTTATCCCCGTTTCCTGAACCAGAGTGGTAATAGCAGCCCGGATGTATACCTGCAGGATCTGAATACCTCTCACCTGGTATATGAAGGCCCTGTAGATCCTCCTGCCAATGGTGGTCTGTCCAATACTTTCCGATACAAGAATTTATCCCTGAATGTATTTGTCACTTACCAGTGGGGCAACAAGATCAGGCTGTACCCTGCCTTTAAAACAGCGTACTCTGACCTGGATGCAATGCCCAAAGAGTTCTATGACCGTTGGGTAATGCCGGGCGAAGAGACCGTGACAAGAACACCTTCTATTCTCGATGCCCTGGAGCAAAATGTGATTTACGGCACTTATCCATATAACAACTATAACTATTCGACCGATAGAGTGGCCAAAGGAGATATGATCCGTTTGAAGACAGTATCCCTCACATATCAGCTGCCGCAACACCTGACCAGGAAAGCTGGTTTAAGTAACCTGTCTGTTACCGGTGCTGCCATCAATCCATGGCTGATTTATGCAGACAGTAAGCTGAGAGGACAGGATCCTGAATTCTTCAATACAGGAGGTGTAGCTCAACCTATTCAAAAGCAATTCACCCTTTCATTAAAAGTAGGACTCTAA
- a CDS encoding RagB/SusD family nutrient uptake outer membrane protein gives MKNFTRVSLISLGLLTMSSCSKYLDQSPDSTWTELNTPQKVSQLLGTAYPQANYIVFAEAMSDNVTDKGAGVIERTNEDPYFFNDVNDIKEDSPEWYWTACYKAIAACNNALKACENAPDSSRYRAQKGEALVARAYAHFMLVNFFSKFYNAATAATDPGIPYVIEPETVVFEQYNRGTVAEVYDKIEKDLLAGIPLINDEKYEVPHYHFNKSAAHAFATRFYLFKKDYAKVVEFANKTFPNNDLASYMRPWNTTYRTMTPSMLWETYARATEKCNLLLVETQSTYGRNLARYRFGLDNNIETSVLSKNVAGGNYSYPIYYYGTRDYFVPKLTEYFVKASVNATIGDPYVMVPLFTTEEVLFNRAEANLYLGNTADVLSDLNLFASKRIVNYDAGRHAVSVAKAQTFYNTSNSNNALLNTILDFKRAEFLQEGHRWFDLQRYGVTITHYDIYGNKTTVAADDNRRVLQLPLSAQTAGLALNPR, from the coding sequence ATGAAAAATTTTACACGGGTATCATTGATCAGTCTGGGCCTGCTTACTATGAGTAGCTGCAGTAAATATCTGGACCAATCTCCTGATAGTACCTGGACAGAATTAAATACACCGCAAAAGGTATCCCAGTTATTAGGTACAGCTTATCCGCAGGCTAACTATATCGTGTTTGCTGAAGCGATGTCTGACAACGTAACAGACAAAGGTGCCGGGGTTATAGAAAGGACAAATGAAGATCCATATTTCTTCAATGATGTAAACGACATTAAAGAAGATTCTCCTGAGTGGTACTGGACAGCATGCTACAAAGCGATTGCCGCCTGTAACAATGCACTCAAGGCGTGTGAGAACGCGCCTGATTCTTCCCGGTATCGGGCACAAAAGGGAGAAGCGCTGGTAGCAAGAGCATATGCACACTTTATGCTGGTGAACTTCTTCTCGAAATTTTACAATGCTGCCACAGCCGCTACTGATCCGGGTATCCCATATGTAATAGAACCTGAGACAGTAGTATTCGAGCAATACAACCGTGGTACGGTTGCTGAAGTGTATGATAAAATTGAAAAAGATCTGCTGGCTGGCATTCCCCTGATCAACGACGAAAAATACGAGGTTCCTCATTACCACTTCAATAAATCAGCGGCTCACGCCTTTGCCACCAGGTTCTACCTGTTTAAGAAAGATTATGCAAAGGTGGTGGAGTTTGCCAACAAAACATTCCCAAACAATGACCTGGCCAGTTACATGCGTCCATGGAATACGACCTACAGAACAATGACCCCGTCTATGCTGTGGGAAACTTATGCCAGGGCTACTGAAAAGTGCAATCTGCTCCTCGTGGAAACACAGTCCACTTACGGCAGAAATCTGGCACGATACCGTTTTGGCCTGGACAATAACATTGAAACTTCCGTACTGTCGAAGAATGTGGCAGGTGGTAATTACTCCTATCCAATATACTACTATGGTACCCGCGATTACTTTGTACCAAAGCTGACAGAATACTTTGTAAAGGCATCTGTGAACGCGACAATCGGAGATCCTTATGTAATGGTACCCCTGTTTACTACAGAAGAAGTTTTGTTCAACAGGGCCGAGGCGAACCTTTACCTGGGCAATACTGCTGATGTGCTCTCCGATCTGAACCTGTTTGCCAGCAAGCGTATCGTGAATTATGATGCCGGCAGGCATGCGGTAAGCGTTGCCAAAGCACAGACGTTTTACAACACATCAAATAGTAACAATGCACTCCTGAATACCATTCTTGATTTTAAGAGAGCAGAGTTTTTACAGGAAGGGCATCGCTGGTTTGATTTACAACGGTATGGCGTCACCATCACCCACTACGACATCTATGGTAATAAGACAACTGTAGCTGCTGATGATAACCGCCGTGTATTGCAGTTGCCATTGTCTGCCCAGACAGCAGGTCTCGCTTTAAATCCAAGATAA
- a CDS encoding zinc-binding metallopeptidase: MKPLNAFFFFLLVIALAACSKENDDLSGVQDIPGLGGDTWVEDSLDKWLHDSLTVPYNIEVKYKWDQFEFDVTKTLVPPKEEVVVPAMQAIRKVWIDNYIRYAGELFFKKYSPKFFILSGSASWNDNGTITLGTAEGGRKVVMYLLNEFRTKGMDGYRLGDTANVKQIFHVIEHEFGHILHQNVMYPSEFKKISVGLYTANWNNIYDSDAHQDGFVTPYAMSSENEDFVEMIATMLIEGKEGFDRIVNSVQNRTSDNGTTQAQAVAALRQKEAMVVNYYKSAYDVDFYALQKATRNSINALFY, encoded by the coding sequence ATGAAACCGTTAAACGCATTCTTTTTCTTTCTGCTGGTGATCGCACTGGCGGCTTGTTCGAAAGAAAACGATGATCTAAGTGGTGTGCAAGATATCCCCGGCCTGGGTGGCGACACCTGGGTCGAGGATTCTTTAGACAAATGGCTGCATGATTCCCTCACCGTGCCTTACAACATAGAGGTGAAATACAAATGGGATCAGTTTGAATTTGATGTGACAAAAACTTTAGTGCCACCCAAAGAAGAAGTGGTGGTTCCTGCTATGCAGGCAATCAGGAAGGTTTGGATAGATAATTATATCAGATATGCCGGAGAACTTTTCTTCAAAAAGTATTCTCCCAAATTTTTCATCCTCTCAGGTAGTGCCAGCTGGAATGACAATGGTACCATCACCCTGGGTACTGCCGAAGGAGGCCGCAAGGTGGTCATGTACCTGCTGAACGAATTCCGTACCAAAGGAATGGATGGCTACCGGCTGGGTGATACCGCCAACGTGAAACAGATCTTTCACGTAATAGAGCACGAATTCGGGCACATCCTGCACCAGAATGTTATGTATCCAAGCGAGTTCAAAAAGATCAGTGTAGGGCTTTATACGGCCAACTGGAATAATATCTACGATTCCGATGCGCACCAGGATGGCTTTGTAACCCCCTATGCCATGAGCAGCGAAAATGAGGATTTCGTAGAAATGATCGCCACCATGCTGATTGAAGGGAAGGAGGGATTTGACAGGATTGTAAACAGTGTGCAGAACAGGACCAGTGACAACGGCACGACCCAGGCACAGGCAGTAGCTGCCCTGCGGCAAAAAGAAGCGATGGTCGTGAACTATTACAAGTCCGCTTACGACGTGGATTTCTACGCCTTGCAAAAAGCCACCAGGAATAGTATTAACGCACTTTTTTATTGA
- a CDS encoding DUF4302 domain-containing protein has protein sequence MRTNLSLYILLTALLFAACKKEDDNVFKKSPDERLNEVLSTYSTALTSAPYGWKALVYPSGFPTLPFSFYFKFDTANRVRMYSDWDTSTLTNARESSYRLKALQQPCLLFDTYSYIHILCDPDASVNGGYYGSGLLSDFEFILDGMSSNGDTIKLTGRQHASKAVLVKATSKEAQDYYDRKRNWDFNYSSRFLTYFKKLHTGKGDYDIYINHSFKRVRIVNANVKFSAGFYLTPTGVAFDKPFTDAGETIYGFDDVIWSENNQLMSLKVNGRAATINSDKKPYIVDSTAGSRWYNTALNAATYFIAPNGIHVDGQDDYYNLASVPGFTYLFYYPNFGQSGYDFNGLMEKSYYGPAYKAKFSTAGITTFTYGGTFYTIPDYSTTAISNIVTKFTESAGYYFVQTSDNNTYDMVNVKDARSWISWQLY, from the coding sequence ATGAGAACAAATTTATCTCTGTATATATTACTTACTGCATTATTATTTGCCGCCTGTAAAAAGGAGGATGATAACGTATTTAAAAAATCGCCCGATGAAAGGCTCAATGAGGTACTTAGTACCTATAGTACTGCACTTACCAGCGCCCCTTACGGATGGAAGGCACTGGTATATCCCTCGGGTTTTCCTACCCTGCCATTTAGTTTCTATTTTAAGTTCGATACTGCGAACCGGGTACGAATGTATTCGGACTGGGATACAAGCACACTGACCAATGCCCGTGAAAGTAGTTATCGGCTAAAAGCCCTGCAGCAACCTTGTTTATTATTTGATACCTACAGTTACATTCATATACTCTGCGATCCCGATGCCAGCGTTAACGGCGGATATTATGGCAGCGGTCTGCTGTCTGATTTCGAGTTTATACTGGATGGTATGAGCAGCAATGGTGATACTATTAAACTTACAGGACGTCAGCATGCCAGCAAGGCCGTGCTCGTCAAAGCTACCTCCAAAGAGGCACAGGATTATTACGATAGAAAACGGAACTGGGACTTTAACTATTCTTCCCGGTTTCTTACTTATTTTAAAAAGCTGCACACTGGTAAAGGAGATTATGATATCTACATTAACCACAGCTTCAAACGCGTACGTATTGTAAACGCCAACGTAAAATTCAGTGCCGGTTTTTACCTGACACCCACAGGTGTCGCATTTGATAAACCCTTTACAGACGCCGGAGAAACCATTTATGGATTTGATGATGTCATCTGGTCAGAAAACAATCAGCTCATGAGCCTCAAGGTCAATGGCAGAGCTGCAACCATCAACAGTGATAAGAAGCCTTATATCGTGGACAGTACTGCCGGCAGCCGCTGGTACAATACCGCCCTGAATGCGGCCACCTACTTTATCGCGCCCAATGGCATTCATGTAGATGGCCAGGATGATTATTACAATTTAGCATCTGTTCCGGGTTTTACCTACCTGTTTTACTATCCGAATTTCGGACAGAGCGGGTATGACTTCAATGGACTAATGGAGAAGTCCTACTATGGGCCTGCCTATAAAGCGAAGTTCAGTACTGCAGGGATTACCACCTTCACCTATGGAGGCACTTTCTACACCATCCCTGACTACAGTACCACCGCTATATCTAACATCGTCACCAAATTCACAGAAAGCGCCGGTTACTACTTTGTACAAACCAGTGACAACAATACCTATGATATGGTGAATGTAAAAGATGCCCGTAGCTGGATCAGCTGGCAATTGTACTAA